A genomic region of Miscanthus floridulus cultivar M001 chromosome 3, ASM1932011v1, whole genome shotgun sequence contains the following coding sequences:
- the LOC136546411 gene encoding ABC transporter G family member 1-like, producing MASGQQQQQHLPNVPRWTPSPPRRQAHGGGGDDDADSAFGGSMRSTDGSSFPFGSGRSFPFPLPQPSSLEISVLAANGTGGSGGVDGPVVREKSLRRTDEGVVISWEDLWVSAAGGKAGRVPILCGLNGYARPGEVLAIMGPSGCGKSTLLDALAGRLGSSVSQKGDILINGRRQKLAYGTSAYVTQDDVLMTTLTVREAVHYSAQLQLPSAMPASAKRERAEETLREMGLEAAADTRIGGWMHKGISGGQRRRVSICMEILTRPALLFLDEPTSGLDSAASYHVVSRIARLARREGMTVVAAVHQPSTEVYGLFHGLCLLAYGRTVFFGPAAETNQFFALSGFPCPSLMNPSDHFLRTINKDFDKDIEEGLNGEIKMTTAEAIDTLVSSYKASAYMEKVTRQIADIRETGGAVVKKEWQTSFLTQSLVLTKRSFVNMYRDLGYYWLRFAIYIMLCLCVGTVFYDIGHSYGSILARGSLLNFVAAFLTFMAIGGFPSFVEDMKIFGRERLNGHYGAASFTIANTVSAAPYLALISVVPGAIAYYLVGLQSSFGHFAYFALVLFTTMMVVEGLMMIVASAVPDFLMGIITGAGIQGVMMLNGGFFRLPNDLPKPFWRYPVYYVAFHKYANQGLYKNEFLGLTFPNNQAGGAATISGGQILTDFWQVEMGYSKWVDLAILCGMVVLYRVLFLAIVKLTEKVKPMIKGFRFRNTAPSVHVADKGSGSP from the exons ATGGCATccgggcagcagcagcagcagcacctccCTAACGTGCCGAGATGGACGCCGAGCCCGCCGCGGCGCCAGGCCCACgggggcggcggcgacgacgacgcggACTCGGCGTTCGGAGGGTCCATGCGCAGCACCGACGGGTCGTCGTTCCCCTTCGGCAGCGGCCGCTCGTTCCCGTTCCCGCTGCCCCAGCCCTCCTCGCTGGAGATCAGTGTGCTGGCGGCGAACGGCACCGGTGGTAGCGGCGGCGTCGATGGCCCCGTGGTCCGCGAGAAGTCGCTGCGCCGGACCGACGAAGGCGTGGTGATATCCTGGGAGGACCTGTGGGTGTCGGCGGCCGGCGGCAAGGCCGGCCGCGTGCCCATCCTCTGCGGCCTCAACGGGTACGCCCGCCCCGGCGAGGTGCTCGCCATCATGGGCCCGTCCGGCTGCGGCAAGTCCACCCTTCTAGATGCTTTGGCAG GAAGGCTGGGTTCTAGCGTGAGCCAGAAGGGAGACATTCTGATCAACGGCCGGAGGCAGAAGCTAGCCTACGGGACATCT GCGTACGTGACCCAGGACGACGTGCTGATGACGACGCTGACGGTGCGGGAGGCGGTGCACTACTCTGCACAGCTGCAGCTCCCCAGCGCGATGCCGGCGTCCGCCAAGCGGGAGCGCGCGGAGGAGACGCTGCGTGAGATGGGGCTGGAGGCGGCCGCGGACACCCGGATCGGCGGGTGGATGCACAAGGGCATCAGCGGCGGGCAGCGCCGCCGCGTGAGCATCTGCATGGAGATCCTCACGCGCCCGGCGCTGCTGTTCCTGGACGAGCCCACCAGCGGGCTCGACAGCGCGGCGTCGTACCACGTGGTCAGCCGCATCGCGCGCCTGGCTCGGCGGGAGGGCATGACCGTGGTCGCCGCCGTGCACCAGCCCAGCACCGAGGTGTACGGCCTCTTCCACGGCCTCTGCCTCCTCGCATACGGCAGGACCGTCTTCTTCGGCCCCGCCGCCGAGACCAACCAG TTTTTTGCTCTGAGTGGGTTCCCCTGTCCATCACTGATGAACCCTTCTGACCACTTCCTGAGgaccatcaacaaggactttGACAAG GATATCGAAGAAGGCCTGAACGGAGAGATCAAAATGACCACGGCTGAAGCAATTGACACGCTGGTGAGCTCGTACAAGGCCTCAGCCTACATGGAAAAAGTGACGAGGCAGATAGCCGATATACGCGAAACT GGAGGAGCAGTGGTGAAGAAGGAATGGCAGACGAGTTTCCTGACGCAGTCCTTGGTGCTCACCAAGAGGTCCTTCGTGAACATGTACAGGGACCTGGGCTACTACTGGCTGCGCTTCGCCATTTACATCATGCTCTGCCTCTGCGTCGGCACCGTTTTCTACGACATCGGCCACAGCTATGGATCCATCCTG GCTCGTGGCTCCTTGCTCAATTTCGTCGCCGCTTTCCTCACGTTCATGGCCATCGGCGGCTTCCCGTCGTTCGTGGAGGACATGAAGATCTTCGGGCGGGAGAGGCTGAACGGGCACTACGGCGCGGCGTCGTTCACGATCGCCAACACGGTGTCGGCGGCGCCGTACCTGGCGCTCATCTCCGTGGTGCCGGGCGCCATCGCCTACTACCTGGTGGGCCTCCAGAGCAGCTTCGGCCACTTCGCCTACTTCGCGCTGGTGCTCTTCACGACCATGATGGTGGTGGAGGGGCTCATGATGATCGTGGCCAGCGCGGTGCCCGACTTCCTCATGGGCATCATCACCGGGGCCGGCATCCAGGGCGTCATGATGCTCAACGGCGGCTTCTTCCGCCTCCCCAACGACCTACCCAAGCCCTTCTGGCGCTACCCCGTGTACTACGTCGCGTTCCACAAGTACGCCAACCAGGGGCTGTACAAGAACGAGTTCCTGGGCCTCACCTTCCCCAACAACCAGGCCGGCGGTGCCGCCACCATCTCCGGCGGGCAGATCTTGACGGACTTCTGGCAGGTGGAGATGGGGTACAGCAAGTGGGTCGACCTCGCCATCCTGTGCGGGATGGTCGTGCTCTACAGGGTGCTCTTCTTGGCCATAGTGAAGCTCACTGAGAAGGTGAAGCCCATGATCAAGGGATTCAGGTTCAGGAACACCGCGCCTTCCGTGCACGTAGCCGACAAGGGCTCCGGCAGTCCATGA